ctcagcatcacatatgccagagcaagaCAGAGACTTCTCTCAATAAATGGACTAGTAAATCCTGTATTTaatgaattaaataaagaagtgaaatacaAATATTGTATACTCCTATGAAGGGGATTAAGTTTAATTCTGATGGTGGGTGCATGGTAGAACTACACTCCTGTATACTTAGacatttgtaaatcactaataaatcacTCAGTAAATGTGGGTATATATGTAATTCTTGGAAAATTTGATGAAGACAGCAATAATATGAAAATGGTATTATAAGCCaataagaagagaaggagaagggtaaTTGCAGTGCTTACTAAGCATTTATTATAGTGACTATTAGTTTATATATCTTAAGGATTTAGCCTGgtaagtggcacagtggctaaagcactggacttgcaaacatgaggtccgaCTTCCatcccccagcatcacatatgcaagAGTGAAGTTctgactctcttttctctctttttaataaagaaaactttaaaaattaaaaaaaatagcagaacAAGAATTTGGTGTAATTAAGCAATGTAGAAAATTCACTAATTTGATTATCTTTTATAAtgtaattattttctctttttaattttatttattatctttatttatttattggatagaaacagccagaaatcaaggggaaaggggtaacagagagggagagaggcagagagacacctgccacactgattcaccatttacaaagctttctccctgcaggcggggacctgggctcaaacctgggtctttttgcattgtaacatgtgcactcaaccaggtatgccaccacccggtccctcacTGGTTTTAATCACAGTGAATATGTCCTTATAATTCAAGTAAATGGAAATTGAGTGTGCAATAAATGAAAGGGTATGTTCTTATGCTCTATATTCTCAATTCTAGTCTAGGCAGAAATGCAAATGTATGTAGAGAAGCTACAGACATGCATGTATATTTGTAAAAATTAGTATTGCTCTGGGAGAAGTACATGATTATTTGCAAATGAACCTGGTTTCTTTCAGCCTTTGTAGCGGAACTATATTTTAGTGTCTTTGATTAATTAGGTTGGTTGGCTTGTTCATTTTATATATTAGCTGAGGTGAGTGTGGTTTAGCACGTGTCAAGTATATTAAATATTGTAGTATGAACACAGGTGAGAAAACTGCATAGAATTCCACATATAAGCATGTGTATACACTGGCAGATAAGTAAGACTGAACATCTAAATGTGATTCCTGAATGGTATCAACGCCAGTGTTGAGGGTGTTACAAATTGGCAAGTTATTCTCATTAGGAGAAACTGGACAAAGTCTGTAAGgaatcttttctcttctttacttttttattgccaccagggttatctttcaggataggtgtctgcataatgaatccatcaCTCATGTTGATCATTTGTTCCTTCCTTtcacctttcttccttcttcccttccatccttccttttacACTCTCTATAAAtatgttttataggacagaaagaaaatgagaggaaatacagtagatagaagagagacagagagacacctccagcactgtttcactgctcctgaagtttccctctgcaagtagggaacagaggcttgaacctgggtccttacacatggtaacatgtgtgctcaactcagtgcaccactgcccagcacccctttgcatgttaatatttatttatctcaatGAAAATTTCAGTAAAAGGCAATTACAGTTCAGGACTGGGAGTCGCTACCAAGATGCCTCCAGGTCCATGCTCGGTCCTTGCAGCCAGTCGGGCCACTCGCCCAGCATCCGCCGCCACCGCTGCCATGGGAGTGCAGGTGGAGATCATCTGCCCCGGAGATGGGCTCACCTTCCAGACTCACAGCCAGACCTGCGTAGTGCACTACATGGGGATGcttgaagatagaaagaaatttgaTTCCTCCTGGGACAGAAACAAGCCCTTCAAATTTATGCTAGGCAAGCAGGAGGTGATCCGAGGCTGGGAAGAAGGAGTTGCCCAGATGAGTATGGGTCAGCGAGCCAAACTGATTATCTTTCCAGATTATGCCTATGGTTCCACTGGCCACCCTGGCATCACCCCACCAAATGCCACTCTCATCTTTGACGTGGAACTTCTAAAACTGGAGTGACAGGAATGgcttcctcatttagctccctgttCTGAGATGTGCCATGGAGGGATCTGGTGTCTCCAGAAGTGGACATGCGAACCCATGAGGAGCTTTTCTGAATGTTCCACTACATTATTTTTATAAGCATCTACCCAGACTGAATGGGTTCTACCACCCAGCTttgctctttccccttctctttgtgtgtgtgttgacctAAACTATATGCCATAAACTTCAagttacttgttttattttgttttctctttgggCTGAAGATTCagttttagccttttggatatcagTTTCCAATTAAGGATTAGTCAAGTTTTAACAGCACAGGCAATGGGTTAACTTTAAAGTAGGAATTGGCATGGAGGgttgtaagatttttttattttattttatttttggggatgTGGGGTGAAATTTTTATCTGTTATATATTAAACATTCTTGCTGCTGCACTGCAAAGCCATAGCAGACATGAGGCACAACTGAGGGCCGAATTGTTCTCCAAGTTGAGAGATGTCCTTGAGTTGAATTAATTAAAGTTGGTGGTGGGGAGAGCCTTTGCCTCCAGTGCTGCCATGCATCATCTCCTTAAATCCTCTTCTTTTTGAAAGCAGATTGTTTTCATTGTGGAAGTTAGACACTACAGGTATTTGTTCTCAGGCCAGTAGGGACTTCTAAGTCTTGTTTggcctgatcttttttttttttctttcatcctgtggtttttctttttcttttttttaaatatttatttattgattgattgattttctcttttgttgcccttgtttttttaattactattgtagttgttgttgttattgatgttgtcattgtcagataggacagagagaaatggagagaagaggagaagacagaggggggagagaaa
This portion of the Erinaceus europaeus chromosome 7, mEriEur2.1, whole genome shotgun sequence genome encodes:
- the LOC103125341 gene encoding peptidyl-prolyl cis-trans isomerase FKBP1A-like, yielding MGVQVEIICPGDGLTFQTHSQTCVVHYMGMLEDRKKFDSSWDRNKPFKFMLGKQEVIRGWEEGVAQMSMGQRAKLIIFPDYAYGSTGHPGITPPNATLIFDVELLKLE